aaattttgttaattttccgtcatttagtttcttttataattaaaacaaagccggctttgttttaatttatgtttttaagttaaaaaaaagcttacttttttgtattttacctTTCTGtgcattttctttgtttttgttttggcgccatttttcaaattgttagtgttttttgtgaaaagaaaCGAGTGTGCAGGAAAATTGCCAAAAGTGAGAGAGAGAAGAGTGTTTAAAAGAGAGAACAAAAATTGTGCAAACAGAATTTAGTGTTGGAAAACGttttcttatacatatattGGCTGCAAAGTGTGTGATAATGTCCTTagcattttaaagttttaagaagttTGTATATTTAGCCATTttaattgttgtatttatgagtatttgtttaaaaaattataatatttttgttatattgcaaaaatttacattttataatgcAAATGACATGCGTTTTATAAAATCTTACCTTCGGATGATATAcacgaaaaaattttttgaggaaACATTAGGGGgagtacattttaaaaattacagaaaaacgTTCCATTACACAAATAATTTGCTATAATTTGCTCTTAAGTTACTTTATTATTctgtttattttagttattgaactaagtatttatatatagagGATTCCAATTAGATTAGTCTTCAAGAGGTTTTGATAGCTTAAAGTTTCGATGGTTAGGTTATGCAGACTGTACACTACAATGAGTATAGCTTTACTTGGGTGCAAATTGGTCCCTTTGTAATGCCCGAAGTGAAAATAAGATTCGTAAAGATACAAAAGCGATAAAGACAGCAATGAAAGATTTAAGATGGTTAGGTTATGCAGACACTACAACGAGTATAGCTTTATTTGGGTCCAAATTGGTCCCTTTGTAATGCCCGAAGTGAAAATAAGATTCATAAAGATACTAAAGCGATAAAGACCGCattgaaattattaagaaaagaagaataaACTGAAATAGATAAAGTTGGTATGAAAAACATTGTGGTTTTAATTACACACGCATTTCGACGATCTTAAAAATGCAAGAATACGTTCAGGTTTAACAGTTGATAGATCAGAAAAGTAAGCCTGATAACGAATCGTTTCAAGAGCCAGGCAGTTACACAGAAGATGAGTAATTGTCTTCTCTACTtttgacaacttctacagaaATCATTGTATGAAAGATCAATGCGTCTTGCATGGTTTCGATAATtgctttagttttagttaaatataaaactgatcTTGGTTCAAATTACCTTGTAAAGGATTGAATAAGCTTAAGCATTGAAATGAAGCTAAAAGGTAATGAATACCTTAGTTAATATCGAATTGCAGAACTAGATATATTAAACTAGGCTTGTTTTAAACTTTCCTATCGGAATGATTTCAATCCCGCAGTTATACCTTTAGATCTTTACAGATCTCTGTAGCTTATTTAATATCGAACGGCGGATATAGATACATTACTCTTGGCTTGTTTTATACTTTCCTATCGGGAAGATTTTAATCCCGTAGTTATTCCTTTAGATCTTTGCAAAACTCTGCAGTAGAAGTTATGATTGTTCGATGTAGATTCGGCAATCATGCAAGATGTTTTGATCTTTTATGGAATGACAAGTTATCCTTGGCTCATCTTCAATATAATTGGTCAGCTCTGTAAACTATAGGTCTCCAGATAATGATAAAGGTTATATTTCTATAATCTGTGGGATTCTTGAATTGGATTTGATTGTTCAATCCTACAATTCGATGATGTATTATTACTTCATCTATTCCCGGTCACTGTTGCTGTTTCTTACAGACTTTTTCAAAGTGTTCTTATGGAGCTAAGATGAGCTTCACAGATGCGAAAACTAACCTCACTTTAGGTTCTTGCATACTATTCATGGAACTAGATATTTCGTTATTACTTTTAAGAACTTATTCTCTTGAACTTTCCAGTAGGTTAGACATTGGTGTtgtagtctggtagaccggaggttgtgggttcgattcccacctgaggcactggttaagcagcgcacaacaggcccgatagaggcctagatatatttctttggatttgatgtatatatgtgcaTCCTGCTTTAAAACTAACTAACGTCCACTGCTAACTTATCATTTTTTTTCTGAGAATTGCTtgtaatcttaataattttaaacagaaatctCTGAGACAATACTAGTTCCCAAAtctttctaaaagaaaacaaaagtcatcgataaagaaaaacattttccgATTCCATCTTCTTTAAAACTAGTTCCAAAAAGGACAACATCAAACAACATTAGCTCTTAAAGACTAAGTAATACATAAAAGAAAAGTCATCGATTAAAAAAACATGTTCCGATTCCATcttgtttctttaaaactaGTTCCATAAAAGACaacatcaaacaaaaaaaattgtttttaaagacTAAGTAATATATAGAACGATTACTTTGACCTTAGTATGGAACCATTATCATAAGTTATAGAACTAGTAGAACTTTTGctgtaattttcttaaacattatGTTTTCTATAAGTGATCTTCAAATTtctaaaccattttcaatttaaagaacTTTTCTTATCTTATTTAGATCCTAATAAATCGtatttaatagtatttattagttagattttaaaatatttaaatagaaaaccaaACTATtcctaaaaaatgtttgtttaaacatGATTTTCTTTAATCTAAAGAAAATGCTTATCTCTAaactatgaaaataattttcatcacagattttcttgatattttcttctcttttatatagttttacaTGAACACACAATTTCTTATCTAAAATCAACAGTATAGATATCTGTtggttttagatttatttatattttataccaggttttatttgtgtttaaaaatttatccatTTTGTTTTGCTCGTTAAAttcttttgataaaataaaacttcCAACTGTTATtgaacataataataataacaaagaaaaatttggCGCCAAATTATCAAAGcgcaattttaaaaacaacttttcccacaatttttatgttttgtaggattttgaaaaagaatttttttttcgagCTAAACGCCATTGCTAGGAGCTAAAAtaacacattgtttataaatttgtaaacatttttgaacattttggcATGATACAACAAACTAACTAGTAATTTAGGAAAAGAAATTGTTACTTTTTCTAGAAATACTCTTTATTTTCTctcttattttgaatttttttttataattttatagaagaattataatgttttctatttcaaaatgaaataaaatgccTGATGCATAAAACCCAgacttaaattgaaaatttttctcttcttGTACAGCACAACCTCTTCATACAAAACATACGAAAGAAAacgaacaaaatttataataataatatatttattgtatacTTCATACAATACTCTGTATACTATTATGAGTTTCATTCGTtgatttttacattaatttatatattttactaccTAACTCTGTGTATACAAGCAACCTTAAATCTACTCTGTAGATTCTTTATAGAGGAAAGAATATTTGCCTTATAACAAGTAGAGTAGAGTATAGAGgtagaaagaaatattttaatgggAACAAAATTTCAAAGGCAAAcgaaaacagcagcagcagcatctGCTGTTTTAATATTGAATACTTTTTCCATACTACATACAACAAGGGTTCGTTCTTTTCACACAACATTTtatgtctatagtatagtttgcGTGTAGTCTCTAGCTGTTGGGGTATATTGTACATATACTttatacaacatacatatagtTTAGTTGCCTTTACTTTGACTGACTGCCTGCCTTGCTTTGCTTTGCTTGTGCCTTTTCTATATATGTGTTTGAGGATTTACACTGCGTTGTTCAAACGTTTGTTTGTGAGTTCTTTTTATAATACTACTACCaccatttttattattagtatttgctttaacaaaaatatacgtGGTTGTGTATTAACTCTGATGACTGGCCTGACTGTCTGCCTAACTGACTGCCTGCCTGCTTGTTTCTTGTGTGTATACAGGCAATTTTCCACTATACTTCTACTGTATTGCTTTGCTTAACAAGTCTCACACCTAAAcgttaaaaattttactctaCAGTACAGTTGAAGTTAAGGATCTCAAGGAAACAgttctatttaaataatattgcttagcaaaattaaaaaaaaaaatttgaacaatattctaaaaaaacaaaaattgttgataaaaagaaaaattttataatttttcttctttgcaacaattaattttaaaaaaatttaataaaaagtgagtgttaaaaaggaatttataattaaattataacaattaaaaaaacaagaaattataaaagaaaatttacaaaaaattattttcaaattaaaaaaaataaataattaaattgaaaaaaattaaaattaaatattaaaaatatcttgaaaatatgtttttaactaaataatttattaaaaaaacataattaaaaaagaattttgtttaagaaaaaaaaagagcgCCAAATTTGAAAACCTTtgcttttgtattaaaataaaacttgtttatcatacaatttgttaaagaaaaaaagagaaaattttcaaaattctctttaaaattattgattttgataaaaattaaaagaaaattataaaaataataaaaatttataaattttcaattcaaaatttgtttgaaatttttaaaaatttcaaaatatataggttttcaatttaaatttctctttgaaattattaattttgataaaaattaaaaaaaattataaaaacaataaaaatttataaatttcaattcaaaatttgtttgaaattttttaaatattaaagtttttaatttaattttctttttcaaattattaattttgataaaaattaaaaaaaaaatataaaaaattaaaatttataaattttcaattcaaaatttgtttgaaatttttaaaatttttaaaatatataagttttcaatttaaatttctttttgaaattattaattttgataaaaattaagagaaaattataaaaaattaaaatttttaaattttcaattcaaaatttttttgaaatttttaaaattttcaaaatatttaagtttttaatttaaaattctcttttaaaaaattattaattttgataaaaatttaacgaaaattataaaaaaattagaatttataaattttcaattaaaaatttgtttaaaatcttaaaaattatcaaaatatttaagtttttaatttaaatttctcttaaaaattattaatgttgataaaaattaaaagaaaattaaaatttataaattttcaattcaaaatttatttgaaatctttaaaattatcaaaatatataagttttcaattaaaaatctttaaaattttttaaatttcttattaacaaaacatttcagtttgtaaattataaaaaataaggaatttgttaaaaaaaaaatatttaaaatttttttaaattgttttggttTTGTGAAGCAAAACTTTTATGGGAAATCCCAAAccagtttaaaattttcaaatttttgaaatttttaatattcaaaacaattttgtgataaatttaaagaaaaattaagaaatttaacaaatttttaaacatttatcttaatttttaacaaattttgaaagtaattacaaaaacaaagacAGCACTCTTCAAAAGAAACTAAATATacctttagaattttaaaaaacaaaattatttaattaaaaaggacTTTGAAACATCAACGCCATTTATCGATCAACCTGCTTCATCTAAGCAGGATGGAACTGATAAACAATACCCATCTTAAGTtgtttagaaagaaaaagttctcttttttataaacaaaacatttaaaattctatttttttttaattaaaaaacaaattttttttattcttttcttcCTACAGAAACACACAAAAAGCTTTTCAACagcttcaaattttataaatttataaaaaaaaaacttcacacaaaaccaaacaaaaacacaatgaCAGACAAACCAAAACGTCCTCTCTCCGCCTACATGATCTGGCTTAACTCTGCCCGCGAAGGTATTAAACGTGAACATCCCGGCATTAAGGTCACAGAAATCGCCAAAAAAGGCGGTGAAATATGGCGTGGCATGAAGGACAAATCGGtaagttttataacaacaaacatttgaGCATTCTAAACCTCTTGCTCCTCCTCCCTGCATCtttttaacatgaaaactaaaaattaaacattttgttctgtttttgttgttgttgtttaggaATGGGAAGCCAAAGCCGCCAAGGCCAAGGAAGATTATGAAGATGCTGTCAAAGAATTCGAGGCCAATGGTGGTAGTACAGCGAATGGTGGTGGTGCTGCCAAAAAACGTGGTAAGGCTGCTAAGAAAGTAGCGAAAAAGAGCAAGAAAGCCGATTCTGAAGAAGAGGAAGATGATGAGAGcgattaaattatatataaataagtaaacaaacaaacactcaaaagaaataaacaacaaaaacaattctcaCAAGCAGCTGGCGCAGCAGCAGAGCCAACAcacaacaaattgtaaaaaagaaaaacaacatttttttttcgccCCCCCCCGCAAGAAAACATCAagaaatttgttagaaaaatttacaCTTTCCAACTTGtaacttttgttttgttgctgttaagttaaggaaaattgttgttgtgtatTTACTGCCAAAATTCCCACCAAAATTTGTCAACTaacaaacacaaacacaaaCCAACAGCTTAACAGCAGCTtaatacataattaattaattttaagatattcttaaaaaaaacaaaaacaaaaaacaaaagcaacatattctttttattatatttgcaagtttagtattaaaaataagaggttttgaattatataataatattaataatttctaaaacttaTGCCAatctttaattattaatttatcttttttaaaacattgttaaacttaataaattggccatttgaaacaaaaaaaaacaaaaattgtaaaactgtGTAACACACAAACctcttatatataatttaaacaaacaaacaacaacaaaaaaaataacgtttttttctttttcaaacattttttgtacaaatcataaaaaaaaattaatttaattttaattaaaaaaaaactaaaaaatatattaaaaaaaatcctccaaaaacaattaaacaaaaattttatttctttatcttcaacacaaacacaaaagttttcaaacttaaaaaaattagcaaacTGTGCAGctgcttgttttcttttttttatatatataaatatataaattaaaatataaatatttagtatatttaataattcttctttttgtatagaaaagaaaaacaaaaaacaaaaacaaagttgtGTAAAAGTCTTGTTAAAACGGTATTGCATTTCTAATTCTT
The window above is part of the Lucilia cuprina isolate Lc7/37 chromosome 6, ASM2204524v1, whole genome shotgun sequence genome. Proteins encoded here:
- the LOC111680374 gene encoding high mobility group protein D, whose amino-acid sequence is MTDKPKRPLSAYMIWLNSAREGIKREHPGIKVTEIAKKGGEIWRGMKDKSEWEAKAAKAKEDYEDAVKEFEANGGSTANGGGAAKKRGKAAKKVAKKSKKADSEEEEDDESD